One Diabrotica virgifera virgifera chromosome 3, PGI_DIABVI_V3a genomic window carries:
- the LOC114338607 gene encoding general transcription factor II-I repeat domain-containing protein 2-like encodes MNPSKKSKVYHFHIEWEDDYFFTQVKGKCICLLCHASIAVGKKGNVERRFNSTHPKINTEYPANSSIRKEKVKQLKNQLVRQQSVLLQVSDKIKATTLASYKVSQVIAKRKKPFEDDEYIKECFVEAANCLLEGFKNKHEIMSAVNSLQLSARTVTRRVENMSEDVVSQMKTDLQRCIFFSLQFDESTDISDTSQLAIFVRMIFDDFTAKEELVKIIPLKGRTRGEDIFSSVQDYFISENIPLQKLVGITTDGAPAFTGVHNGFIALCRKDDTFPNFLTYHCIVHQQALCGKFLNADNVMKVVVKLVNQVRAHALQRRQFRTLIAEINLEYGALLLRTEIRWLGKGKILWRFSELLLALIAFLKERKEDYSTLEEPAWLRDFGFLTDVTGKLNELNLQLQGKEKSILQMISEVKSFIAKLELWEKNLLEGNLKHFPCLKEVIEKEVVNVQPYTGEGHIEMLTRLRHEFDTRFSDFNKIEAIAQFVSYPYMPLDAESLSQTIEQHFSESRPETELEIVTLQNDLCLKSVAGKENFWCLVSKQKYPILVNVALKISALFCSTYLCEITFSNMKFIKNKYRSRLTDEHFDSCIRLGITNYQPDIKKLTDMMDCQSSH; translated from the coding sequence atgaatcCTTCAAAGAAATCAAAAGTTTATCACTTTCATATAGAGTGGGAAGACGATTATTTTTTTACTCAAGTGAAAGGCAAGTGTATATGTCTATTGTGCCACGCAAGTATCGCAGTTGGAAAAAAAGGTAACGTCGAAAGACGTTTTAATAGTACTCATCCGAAAATAAACACAGAATATCCCGCCAATAGTAGCATCCGAAAAGAGAAAGTGAAACAGTTGAAAAATCAATTAGTTAGGCAGCAGTCTGTATTATTACAAGTCAGCGATAAAATTAAAGCCACCACTCTAGCTTCTTACAAAGTGTCTCAAGTTATTGCCAAAAGGAAGAAACCCTTTGAAGATGACGAGTACATCAAGGAATGTTTTGTAGAAGCTGCAAACTGCCTACTTGaaggttttaaaaataaacacgaaATAATGTCAGCTGTAAACTCCCTCCAGCTTTCAGCGCGAACCGTAACTAGACGAGTGGAAAATATGTCAGAAGATGTTGTTTCCCAAATGAAAACGGACTTACAGCGATGTATTTTCTTCTCCTTACAATTTGACGAGTCCACAGATATTAGTGATACGTCCCAACTAGCCATATTTGTCAGAATGATATTCGATGATTTTACTGCTAAGGAAGAACTTGTTAAAATAATTCCTTTAAAAGGGCGGACTCGAGGTGAAGACATATTTTCTTCCGTTCAAGATTATTTTATCTCTGAAAACATTCCACTTCAGAAACTGGTTGGCATTACAACTGACGGAGCCCCAGCGTTTACTGGAGTGCATAACGGATTCATTGCCCTTTGCCGCAAAGATGACACGTTTCCAAATTTTTTAACATACCACTGCATCGTGCATCAGCAAGCACTTTGTGGTAAATTTTTAAATGCCGACAACGTTATGAAAGTCGTTGTTAAACTTGTAAATCAAGTAAGAGCTCATGCTTTGCAGAGGAGACAGTTCCGAACTCTAATTGCAGAAATTAATCTAGAATACGGAGCATTGCTTCTGCGTACAGAGATACGCTGGTTAGGCAAGGGGAAGATTCTTTGGCGCTTTTCTGAGCTCCTACTAGCTTTAATCGCTTTTCTTAAGGAGCGTAAAGAAGACTATTCAACATTAGAAGAACCCGCATGGTTGAGAGATTTTGGATTCTTGACCGATGTCACAGGAAAGCTGAATGAACTAAATTTGCAGCTTCAGGGTAAAGAAAAAAGTATTCTTCAAATGATTTCCGAAGTAAAGTCATTCATTGCGAAACTTGAACTATGGGAAAAAAATCTACTGGAAGGAAATTTAAAACATTTTCCTTGTTTAAAAGAAGTAATCGAAAAAGAAGTAGTAAACGTTCAACCTTACACAGGAGAGGGGCATATAGAAATGTTGACCAGACTGAGGCATGAATTCGATACCCGATTTAGTGACTTCAACAAAATTGAAGCGATTGCTCAGTTTGTATCTTATCCGTACATGCCCCTCGATGCAGAAAGCTTATCCCAAACCATCGAACAGCATTTCAGCGAAAGCAGACCAGAGACTGAATTAGAAATAGTCACACTGCAGAATGATTTGTGTTTGAAGAGCGTTGCCGGAAAAGAAAATTTTTGGTGTCTAGTGTCCAAACAGAAATACCCAATCCTAGTCAATGTAGCTTTGAAAATTAGTGCCCTGTTTTGTTCCACCTACCTTTGTGAAATAACGTTTTCAAACATGAAGTTcattaaaaacaaatacagaagCCGACTAACGGATGAACATTTTGACTCGTGTATTAGACTAGGAATAACAAACTACCAACCGGATATTAAAAAACTAACAGACATGATGGACTGTCAATCCTCCCATTAA